CGGAGCGATCACGGCTGAGGTTGGCGCGGCCCTTGATAGATATGTACTTGGCGTCGCCCTGGTCGGCGTAGAGGAGTGAGACGTGGCTGTCCTGCTTGAGCTCCTCGACTTTGCCGGACTCGTTGCGGGTTAGGAACCAGATCTTGCCGTCGAACTCTTTTTCGGTCTGGGTGGCCATGGGGCGGCTGTCGAAGGAGCCATCAGGGTTGGCGGTGGTCATCATGGCAATCTTGATGTGTTTGATGAGCTCGCCGATTTTCTTGAGGCCCTCGGGGCCGGTAAGGTGCTTTTCTTCGGTCATG
This genomic window from Granulicella sibirica contains:
- a CDS encoding pyridoxamine 5'-phosphate oxidase family protein — translated: MTEEKHLTGPEGLKKIGELIKHIKIAMMTTANPDGSFDSRPMATQTEKEFDGKIWFLTRNESGKVEELKQDSHVSLLYADQGDAKYISIKGRANLSRDRSAIHDLWNPMYKAWFPQGEEDPAIAVLWVEVEEAEYWEASSSRLVRGVRYLAAAATGGRVNLGETGKITVNA